From a single Cyprinus carpio isolate SPL01 chromosome A3, ASM1834038v1, whole genome shotgun sequence genomic region:
- the LOC109048154 gene encoding rho GTPase-activating protein 44-like isoform X1 — MKKQFNRMRQLANQTVGRAEKTEVLSEDLLQVEKRLDLVKQVSHSTHKKLTACLQGQQGTDLDKRSVKSPSKKLPLTILAQCMVEGAAVLGDDSLLGKMLTLCGETEEKLAQELLVFEFQIERDVVEPLYVLAEVEIPNIQKQRKHLAKLVLDMDSARTRWQQSSKSSSHPSNVQQGGAKSDSLREEMEETANRMEICRDQLSADMYNFMAKEIDYANYFQTLIEVQAEYHKKSLEILQSVLPQIKAHQEAWIEKPSYGKAVEEHLAISGREIAFPIEACVTMLLECGMEEEGLFRVAPSASKLKKLKASLDCGVMDVQEYSADPHAIAGALKSYLRELPEPLMTFELYDEWIQASNVQDMDKRLQALLCTCEKLPADNLNNFRYLIKFLAKLTEHQDANKMTPGNIAIVLGPNLLWTHSEGNMTEMMTTMSLQIVGIVEPIIQHADWFFPGDIEFNLTGSYGSPVHTNHNSNYSSMPSPDMDQSERKQQHDQSRRPLSVATDNMMLEFYKKDGIRKIQSVGVRVMDTSWVKGKSSSTLTRKSSSTPPQAPGSPADTLTTEQPGELATSPIPTPPPGDRGSSDDVSPNRPDSSHVYSSHVEERPPPPYPSSSTSCHPGPHHFYPKPPPCARPVAPGPESQPPSSPPPPLRWAGFGPPLPLPQPQPPPSSSSSSSSSSLDINSNPKPICLYFPKHGPLCDAAHAAPPDANASPLYIKSPLVLTRHDMSLGNPPSLPSSAPPPWAACPCARERGPPRLTSTLKSKELSPVIGHKSAQASGATVPPVSGQQSNSQSPHSAEHSPHTLHKASKKLAPVPPKVPYGQSGGISDQSTGQPSPVSLSPTPPSTPSPYSLGCPPGHAPTSSPGQTPLGGPHTLSSPPSLTGTLTKSRPTPKPRQRPSLPPPQQPTVPPTDPQPLEQGLLDGLSPGESMSTADFFSLEIPSINVNLDSLLDEFRVVPCRSSLAAVSSPEGESVSEEEGQSTTL; from the exons CAAGATGCTGACGCTCTGTGGTGAGACAGAGGAGAAATTGGCCCAAGAGCTCCTCGTGTTTGAGTTTCAGATTGAAAGAGATGTTGTGGAGCCTCTGTATGTGCTGGCTGAG GTGGAAATTCCGAACATTCAGAAACAGCGAAAACATTTAGCCAAACTCGTTCTGGACATGGATTCTGCAAGGACACG GTGGCAACAGTCATCCAAGTCTTCAAGTCACCCTAGTAATGTCCAGCAGGGCGGAGCCAAGTCTGATTCCCTGAGAGAGGAAATGGAGGAGACGGCCAATCGGATGGAGATCTGCAGG GACCAGTTATCAGCGGACATGTACAACTTTATGGCCAAAGAAATAGACTATGCAAACTACTTTCAAACG CTCATAGAGGTTCAGGCAGAGTATCACAAGAAGTCTTTGGAGATACTGCAGAGTGTGCTGCCACAGATCAAAGCTCACCAGG AGGCATGGATAGAGAAACCATCGTATGGAAAGGCCGTAGAGGAACATCTAGCCATCAGTGGCAGGGAGATTGCATTTCCTATCGAGGCGTGCGTCACCATGCTGCTGGAATGTGGCATGGAGGAAGAG GGTTTATTTCGGGTGGCTCCCTCAGCCTCCAAGCTGAAGAAACTTAAAGCATCTCTGGACTGTGGGGTTATGGATGTGCAGGAGTACTCGGCCGACCCACATGCCATCGCAG GAGCTTTGAAGTCTTATCTTCGTGAACTTCCCGAACCTCTAATGACCTTTGAACTCTATGATGAATGGATTCAAGCCTCAAA TGTTCAAGATATGGATAAAAGGCTCCAAGCCCTTTTGTGTACATGTGAGAAACTACCAGCAGACAATCTGAACAACTTCAG ATATTTAATCAAGTTCTTAGCCAAACTCACAGAGCATCAAGATGCTAATAAAATGACGCCAGGTAATATTGCAATAGTTCTTGGACCCAACCTGCTGTGGACGCATTCAGAAGG GAACATGACGGAAATGATGACCACCATGTCCCTGCAAATCGTTGGCATCGTTGAGCCGATCATCCAGCATGCTGACTGGTTCTTCCCTGGAG ATATTGAGTTCAACCTGACAGGCAGCTACGGCAGCCCGGTCCACACCAACCACAACTCCAACTACAGCTCCATGCCCTCGCCCGATATGGACCAATCAGAGCGCAAGCAGCAGCATGACCAGAGCCGACGCCCACTCAGTGTTGCTACTGACAACATGATGCTGGAATTCTACAAGAAGGATGG CATTAGGAAAATTCAAAG TGTGGGTGTCAGAGTGATGGACACATCGTGGGTGAAGGGCAAAAGTTCCTCTACACTGACCCGCAAATCCTCATCCACGCCTCCACAAGCGCCCGGCTCTCCTGCGGACACCCTGACCACTGAGCAGCCCGGTGAGCTGGCCACATCTCCAATCCCCACTCCCCCTCCTGGAGACAGGGGcag CTCAGACGACGTGTCACCCAATCGGCCGGATTCCTCACATGTCTATTCGTCCCACGTGGAGGAGAGGCCACCCCCTCCGTACCCTTCCTCGTCCACATCTTGCCATCCCGGTCCTCACCACTTCTACCCCAAACCCCCTCCCTGCGCGCGGCCCGTCGCCCCCGGTCCCGAGTCCCAGCCTCCCAGCTCCCCACCTCCACCCCTGCGCTGGGCCGGCTTCGGCCCACCCCTTCCCCTTCCCCAGCCCCAACCACccccctcctcttcttcctcttcctcctcctcttcactcGATATCAACTCCAACCCCAAGCCTATCTGCCTGTACTTTCCCAAACACGGGCCCCTGTGTGACGCAGCGCATGCCGCTCCGCCTGACGCCAATGCCTCGCCCCTCTACATTAAATCCCCTCTCGTGCTGACCCGCCACGACATGTCCCTCGGAAACCCCCCTAGCCTCCCCTCCTCCGCACCCCCGCCGTGGGCTGCCTGTCCATGTGCCCGTGAGAGAGGACCCCCCAGGCTGACTAG cactCTGAAGAGCAAGGAGCTCTCTCCTGTTATTGGCCACAAGTCTGCGCAGGCGTCAGGAGCAACAGTGCCCCCTGTCAGTGGTCAGCAGAGCAACAGCCAGTCTCCCCACTCTGCCGAGCACAGCCCCCACACCTTACACAAAG CCTCTAAGAAACTGGCCCCTGTGCCACCCAAGGTTCCCTACGGCCAGTCGGGGGGGATCTCAGACCAATCCACAGGTCAGCCGTCTCCGGTTAGCCTGTCCCCCACTCCCCCAAGTACCCCCTCCCCATACAGTTTGGGCTGTCCCCCTGGACACGCGCCCACCTCTTCCCCTGGCCAGACCCCATTAGGGGGACCCCATACGTTGTCCTCGCCGCCCTCTCTGACTGGTACGCTCACAAAGTCCCGACCCACCCCAAAGCCCAGGCAGAGACCCAGTCTACCCCCTCCCCAGCAACCAACCGTCCCCCCTACGGACCCCCAGCCCCTGGAGCAGGGTCTACTTGACGGATTGTCCCCCGGGGAGAGCATGTCCACAG CAGATTTCTTCAGTTTGGAAATTCCCTCCATCAACGTCAATCTGGACAGCCTGTTGGACGAATTCAGGGTGGTCCCATGTCGGAGCTCCCTTGCTGCGGTCAGCTCTCCGGAGGGGGAGTCCGTGTCCGAGGAGGAGGGCCAAAGCACCACGCTATGA
- the LOC109048154 gene encoding rho GTPase-activating protein 44-like isoform X3, producing MKKQFNRMRQLANQTVGRAEKTEVLSEDLLQVEKRLDLVKQVSHSTHKKLTACLQGQQGTDLDKRSVKSPSKKLPLTILAQCMVEGAAVLGDDSLLGKMLTLCGETEEKLAQELLVFEFQIERDVVEPLYVLAEVEIPNIQKQRKHLAKLVLDMDSARTRWQQSSKSSSHPSNVQQGGAKSDSLREEMEETANRMEICRDQLSADMYNFMAKEIDYANYFQTLIEVQAEYHKKSLEILQSVLPQIKAHQEAWIEKPSYGKAVEEHLAISGREIAFPIEACVTMLLECGMEEEGLFRVAPSASKLKKLKASLDCGVMDVQEYSADPHAIAGALKSYLRELPEPLMTFELYDEWIQASNVQDMDKRLQALLCTCEKLPADNLNNFRYLIKFLAKLTEHQDANKMTPGNIAIVLGPNLLWTHSEGNMTEMMTTMSLQIVGIVEPIIQHADWFFPGDIEFNLTGSYGSPVHTNHNSNYSSMPSPDMDQSERKQQHDQSRRPLSVATDNMMLEFYKKDGVGVRVMDTSWVKGKSSSTLTRKSSSTPPQAPGSPADTLTTEQPGELATSPIPTPPPGDRGSSDDVSPNRPDSSHVYSSHVEERPPPPYPSSSTSCHPGPHHFYPKPPPCARPVAPGPESQPPSSPPPPLRWAGFGPPLPLPQPQPPPSSSSSSSSSSLDINSNPKPICLYFPKHGPLCDAAHAAPPDANASPLYIKSPLVLTRHDMSLGNPPSLPSSAPPPWAACPCARERGPPRLTSTLKSKELSPVIGHKSAQASGATVPPVSGQQSNSQSPHSAEHSPHTLHKASKKLAPVPPKVPYGQSGGISDQSTGQPSPVSLSPTPPSTPSPYSLGCPPGHAPTSSPGQTPLGGPHTLSSPPSLTGTLTKSRPTPKPRQRPSLPPPQQPTVPPTDPQPLEQGLLDGLSPGESMSTADFFSLEIPSINVNLDSLLDEFRVVPCRSSLAAVSSPEGESVSEEEGQSTTL from the exons CAAGATGCTGACGCTCTGTGGTGAGACAGAGGAGAAATTGGCCCAAGAGCTCCTCGTGTTTGAGTTTCAGATTGAAAGAGATGTTGTGGAGCCTCTGTATGTGCTGGCTGAG GTGGAAATTCCGAACATTCAGAAACAGCGAAAACATTTAGCCAAACTCGTTCTGGACATGGATTCTGCAAGGACACG GTGGCAACAGTCATCCAAGTCTTCAAGTCACCCTAGTAATGTCCAGCAGGGCGGAGCCAAGTCTGATTCCCTGAGAGAGGAAATGGAGGAGACGGCCAATCGGATGGAGATCTGCAGG GACCAGTTATCAGCGGACATGTACAACTTTATGGCCAAAGAAATAGACTATGCAAACTACTTTCAAACG CTCATAGAGGTTCAGGCAGAGTATCACAAGAAGTCTTTGGAGATACTGCAGAGTGTGCTGCCACAGATCAAAGCTCACCAGG AGGCATGGATAGAGAAACCATCGTATGGAAAGGCCGTAGAGGAACATCTAGCCATCAGTGGCAGGGAGATTGCATTTCCTATCGAGGCGTGCGTCACCATGCTGCTGGAATGTGGCATGGAGGAAGAG GGTTTATTTCGGGTGGCTCCCTCAGCCTCCAAGCTGAAGAAACTTAAAGCATCTCTGGACTGTGGGGTTATGGATGTGCAGGAGTACTCGGCCGACCCACATGCCATCGCAG GAGCTTTGAAGTCTTATCTTCGTGAACTTCCCGAACCTCTAATGACCTTTGAACTCTATGATGAATGGATTCAAGCCTCAAA TGTTCAAGATATGGATAAAAGGCTCCAAGCCCTTTTGTGTACATGTGAGAAACTACCAGCAGACAATCTGAACAACTTCAG ATATTTAATCAAGTTCTTAGCCAAACTCACAGAGCATCAAGATGCTAATAAAATGACGCCAGGTAATATTGCAATAGTTCTTGGACCCAACCTGCTGTGGACGCATTCAGAAGG GAACATGACGGAAATGATGACCACCATGTCCCTGCAAATCGTTGGCATCGTTGAGCCGATCATCCAGCATGCTGACTGGTTCTTCCCTGGAG ATATTGAGTTCAACCTGACAGGCAGCTACGGCAGCCCGGTCCACACCAACCACAACTCCAACTACAGCTCCATGCCCTCGCCCGATATGGACCAATCAGAGCGCAAGCAGCAGCATGACCAGAGCCGACGCCCACTCAGTGTTGCTACTGACAACATGATGCTGGAATTCTACAAGAAGGATGG TGTGGGTGTCAGAGTGATGGACACATCGTGGGTGAAGGGCAAAAGTTCCTCTACACTGACCCGCAAATCCTCATCCACGCCTCCACAAGCGCCCGGCTCTCCTGCGGACACCCTGACCACTGAGCAGCCCGGTGAGCTGGCCACATCTCCAATCCCCACTCCCCCTCCTGGAGACAGGGGcag CTCAGACGACGTGTCACCCAATCGGCCGGATTCCTCACATGTCTATTCGTCCCACGTGGAGGAGAGGCCACCCCCTCCGTACCCTTCCTCGTCCACATCTTGCCATCCCGGTCCTCACCACTTCTACCCCAAACCCCCTCCCTGCGCGCGGCCCGTCGCCCCCGGTCCCGAGTCCCAGCCTCCCAGCTCCCCACCTCCACCCCTGCGCTGGGCCGGCTTCGGCCCACCCCTTCCCCTTCCCCAGCCCCAACCACccccctcctcttcttcctcttcctcctcctcttcactcGATATCAACTCCAACCCCAAGCCTATCTGCCTGTACTTTCCCAAACACGGGCCCCTGTGTGACGCAGCGCATGCCGCTCCGCCTGACGCCAATGCCTCGCCCCTCTACATTAAATCCCCTCTCGTGCTGACCCGCCACGACATGTCCCTCGGAAACCCCCCTAGCCTCCCCTCCTCCGCACCCCCGCCGTGGGCTGCCTGTCCATGTGCCCGTGAGAGAGGACCCCCCAGGCTGACTAG cactCTGAAGAGCAAGGAGCTCTCTCCTGTTATTGGCCACAAGTCTGCGCAGGCGTCAGGAGCAACAGTGCCCCCTGTCAGTGGTCAGCAGAGCAACAGCCAGTCTCCCCACTCTGCCGAGCACAGCCCCCACACCTTACACAAAG CCTCTAAGAAACTGGCCCCTGTGCCACCCAAGGTTCCCTACGGCCAGTCGGGGGGGATCTCAGACCAATCCACAGGTCAGCCGTCTCCGGTTAGCCTGTCCCCCACTCCCCCAAGTACCCCCTCCCCATACAGTTTGGGCTGTCCCCCTGGACACGCGCCCACCTCTTCCCCTGGCCAGACCCCATTAGGGGGACCCCATACGTTGTCCTCGCCGCCCTCTCTGACTGGTACGCTCACAAAGTCCCGACCCACCCCAAAGCCCAGGCAGAGACCCAGTCTACCCCCTCCCCAGCAACCAACCGTCCCCCCTACGGACCCCCAGCCCCTGGAGCAGGGTCTACTTGACGGATTGTCCCCCGGGGAGAGCATGTCCACAG CAGATTTCTTCAGTTTGGAAATTCCCTCCATCAACGTCAATCTGGACAGCCTGTTGGACGAATTCAGGGTGGTCCCATGTCGGAGCTCCCTTGCTGCGGTCAGCTCTCCGGAGGGGGAGTCCGTGTCCGAGGAGGAGGGCCAAAGCACCACGCTATGA
- the ndel1b gene encoding nuclear distribution protein nudE-like 1-B translates to MDTEMMPKFSSKDEEIDYWKCLSLKYKKSYHDAQEELQEFQEGSRELEAELEAQLGQAEHRIRDLQSENQRLKSEVDTLKDKLEQQYAQSYKQISMLEDDLVQTRGIKEQLHKYVRELEQANDDLERAKRATITSLEDFEQRLNQAIERNAFLESELDEKESLLVSVQRLKDEARDLRQELAVRERTSDVSRMSAPSSPTLDIDKTDSAVQASLSLPATPVGKNMEHPFIASKALTNGCGNSPLTPSARISALNIVGDLLRKVGALESKLAACRNFAKDQAARKNYTTGNGNLINSNATKFSHSLHTTYFDKTNMNGLDPLTTMASAQTVSPPGMLPLSV, encoded by the exons ATGGACACAGAGATGATGCCGAAATTCTCCTCGAAAGACGAGGAAATCGATTACTGGAAGTGCTTGTCTCTGAAATACAAGAAGAG TTATCATGACGCTCAGGAGGAGCTGCAGGAGTTCCAGGAGGGCAGTCGAGAGCTGGAGGCCGAGCTGGAGGCTCAGCTGGGTCAGGCTGAACACCGCATCCGAGATCTGCAGTCAGAGAACCAGAGGCTGAAGAGCGAAGTGGACACACTCAAG GACAAACTGGAGCAGCAGTACGCGCAGAGCTATAAGCAGATCTCCATGTTGGAGGACGACTTGGTCCAAACGCGCGGCATCAAGGAGCAGCTGCACAAATATGTCAGGGAGCTGGAGCAGGCCAATGACGACCTGGAGAGAGCTAAGAG GGCCACCATCACATCTCTGGAGGACTTTGAACAGAGGCTAAACCAGGCGATAGAGCGGAACGCCTTCCTGGAGAGCGAACTGGACGAGAAGGAGTCTCTGCTGGTCTCAGTGCAGAGGCTTAAAGATGAAGCAAGAG ATTTGAGGCAAGAGCTGGCAGTTCGAGAGAGGACTTCAGATGTTTCCAGGATGTCGGCCCCCAGCTCTCCCACCCTAGATATTGATAAGACGGACTCAGCAGTGCAGGCCTCCCTGTCCCTCCCAGCCACACCTGTGGGGAAGAACATGGAGCATCCTTTCATTGCTTCCAAAG CGTTGACCAATGGCTGTGGAAACTCCCCCCTCACACCGTCTGCACGGATCTCAGCCCTTAACATTGTTGGTGATCTACTGCGGAAAGTTGGG GCTCTTGAGTCTAAACTAGCTGCCTGTAGGAACTTTGCCAAGGACCAGGCAGCAAGGAAAAATTACACAACAGGAAATGGAAACCTCATCAACAGCAATGCAACCAAATTCTCTCATTCGCTCCACACTACGTATTTTGACAAGAC GAATATGAATGGCCTGGATCCTCTGACGACCATGGCTTCCGCACAGACCGTGTCTCCTCCCGGCATGCTCCCTCTCAGCGTGTGA
- the LOC109048153 gene encoding RING finger protein 222, producing the protein MDEEAQDSECPVCYESLSDSARALSCGHHFCHDCLVRTLVNTSLNGSIKRDTIICPVCRHLTFITKPHGFTVSAAEAKRIGKTLEVPSKPTPVFPVGSHTGGLGCFCRCLRRISCRLCRRRLICPKDASEVFIISELGRPMTEGDVIDIGTTSEMQQDYSSNGQRLCTISCCLLILMITFTLLALVAATLPWVLLA; encoded by the coding sequence ATGGATGAGGAGGCTCAGGACAGCGAGTGTCCGGTGTGTTACGAGAGTCTTTCGGACAGCGCCAGGGCGCTCAGCTGCGGCCATCACTTCTGTCATGACTGCTTAGTACGAACTCTGGTGAACACCAGCCTGAACGGATCCATTAAACGGGATACTATCATCTGCCCCGTCTGCAGACACCTGACATTCATCACAAAGCCCCACGGATTCACCGTTTCAGCGGCTGAAGCCAAAAGGATTGGAAAGACACTGGAGGTACCATCTAAACCCACTCCTGTATTCCCTGTTGGGTCTCACACCGGAGGTCTTGGCTGTTTCTGCAGGTGTCTGAGGAGAATCTCATGTAGACTATGTAGACGAAGACTCATCTGTCCTAAAGACGCTTCAGAAGTCTTTATCATAAGTGAGTTGGGTCGGCCCATGACAGAGGGTGATGTTATTGACATTGGGACAACTTCAGAAATGCAGCAGGACTACAGCAGCAATGGACAGAGGCTTTGCACCATCTCCTGCTGCCTTCTGATCCTAATGATCACTTTCACCTTACTAGCACTGGTGGCTGCCACACTTCCATGGGTTTTGTTGGCTTGA
- the LOC109048154 gene encoding rho GTPase-activating protein 44-like isoform X2: MKKQFNRMRQLANQTVGRAEKTEVLSEDLLQVEKRLDLVKQVSHSTHKKLTACLQGQQGTDLDKRSVKSPSKKLPLTILAQCMVEGAAVLGDDSLLGKMLTLCGETEEKLAQELLVFEFQIERDVVEPLYVLAEVEIPNIQKQRKHLAKLVLDMDSARTRWQQSSKSSSHPSNVQQGGAKSDSLREEMEETANRMEICRDQLSADMYNFMAKEIDYANYFQTLIEVQAEYHKKSLEILQSVLPQIKAHQEAWIEKPSYGKAVEEHLAISGREIAFPIEACVTMLLECGMEEEGLFRVAPSASKLKKLKASLDCGVMDVQEYSADPHAIAGALKSYLRELPEPLMTFELYDEWIQASNVQDMDKRLQALLCTCEKLPADNLNNFRYLIKFLAKLTEHQDANKMTPGNIAIVLGPNLLWTHSEGNMTEMMTTMSLQIVGIVEPIIQHADWFFPGDIEFNLTGSYGSPVHTNHNSNYSSMPSPDMDQSERKQQHDQSRRPLSVATDNMMLEFYKKDGIRKIQSVGVRVMDTSWVKGKSSSTLTRKSSSTPPQAPGSPADTLTTEQPGELATSPIPTPPPGDRGSSDDVSPNRPDSSHVYSSHVEERPPPPYPSSSTSCHPGPHHFYPKPPPCARPVAPGPESQPPSSPPPPLRWAGFGPPLPLPQPQPPPSSSSSSSSSSLDINSNPKPICLYFPKHGPLCDAAHAAPPDANASPLYIKSPLVLTRHDMSLGNPPSLPSSAPPPWAACPCARERGPPRLTSTLKSKELSPVIGHKSAQASGATVPPVSGQQSNSQSPHSAEHSPHTLHKASKKLAPVPPKVPYGQSGGISDQSTGQPSPVSLSPTPPSTPSPYSLGCPPGHAPTSSPGQTPLGGPHTLSSPPSLTGTLTKSRPTPKPRQRPSLPPPQQPTVPPTDPQPLEQGLLDGLSPGESMSTDFFSLEIPSINVNLDSLLDEFRVVPCRSSLAAVSSPEGESVSEEEGQSTTL; this comes from the exons CAAGATGCTGACGCTCTGTGGTGAGACAGAGGAGAAATTGGCCCAAGAGCTCCTCGTGTTTGAGTTTCAGATTGAAAGAGATGTTGTGGAGCCTCTGTATGTGCTGGCTGAG GTGGAAATTCCGAACATTCAGAAACAGCGAAAACATTTAGCCAAACTCGTTCTGGACATGGATTCTGCAAGGACACG GTGGCAACAGTCATCCAAGTCTTCAAGTCACCCTAGTAATGTCCAGCAGGGCGGAGCCAAGTCTGATTCCCTGAGAGAGGAAATGGAGGAGACGGCCAATCGGATGGAGATCTGCAGG GACCAGTTATCAGCGGACATGTACAACTTTATGGCCAAAGAAATAGACTATGCAAACTACTTTCAAACG CTCATAGAGGTTCAGGCAGAGTATCACAAGAAGTCTTTGGAGATACTGCAGAGTGTGCTGCCACAGATCAAAGCTCACCAGG AGGCATGGATAGAGAAACCATCGTATGGAAAGGCCGTAGAGGAACATCTAGCCATCAGTGGCAGGGAGATTGCATTTCCTATCGAGGCGTGCGTCACCATGCTGCTGGAATGTGGCATGGAGGAAGAG GGTTTATTTCGGGTGGCTCCCTCAGCCTCCAAGCTGAAGAAACTTAAAGCATCTCTGGACTGTGGGGTTATGGATGTGCAGGAGTACTCGGCCGACCCACATGCCATCGCAG GAGCTTTGAAGTCTTATCTTCGTGAACTTCCCGAACCTCTAATGACCTTTGAACTCTATGATGAATGGATTCAAGCCTCAAA TGTTCAAGATATGGATAAAAGGCTCCAAGCCCTTTTGTGTACATGTGAGAAACTACCAGCAGACAATCTGAACAACTTCAG ATATTTAATCAAGTTCTTAGCCAAACTCACAGAGCATCAAGATGCTAATAAAATGACGCCAGGTAATATTGCAATAGTTCTTGGACCCAACCTGCTGTGGACGCATTCAGAAGG GAACATGACGGAAATGATGACCACCATGTCCCTGCAAATCGTTGGCATCGTTGAGCCGATCATCCAGCATGCTGACTGGTTCTTCCCTGGAG ATATTGAGTTCAACCTGACAGGCAGCTACGGCAGCCCGGTCCACACCAACCACAACTCCAACTACAGCTCCATGCCCTCGCCCGATATGGACCAATCAGAGCGCAAGCAGCAGCATGACCAGAGCCGACGCCCACTCAGTGTTGCTACTGACAACATGATGCTGGAATTCTACAAGAAGGATGG CATTAGGAAAATTCAAAG TGTGGGTGTCAGAGTGATGGACACATCGTGGGTGAAGGGCAAAAGTTCCTCTACACTGACCCGCAAATCCTCATCCACGCCTCCACAAGCGCCCGGCTCTCCTGCGGACACCCTGACCACTGAGCAGCCCGGTGAGCTGGCCACATCTCCAATCCCCACTCCCCCTCCTGGAGACAGGGGcag CTCAGACGACGTGTCACCCAATCGGCCGGATTCCTCACATGTCTATTCGTCCCACGTGGAGGAGAGGCCACCCCCTCCGTACCCTTCCTCGTCCACATCTTGCCATCCCGGTCCTCACCACTTCTACCCCAAACCCCCTCCCTGCGCGCGGCCCGTCGCCCCCGGTCCCGAGTCCCAGCCTCCCAGCTCCCCACCTCCACCCCTGCGCTGGGCCGGCTTCGGCCCACCCCTTCCCCTTCCCCAGCCCCAACCACccccctcctcttcttcctcttcctcctcctcttcactcGATATCAACTCCAACCCCAAGCCTATCTGCCTGTACTTTCCCAAACACGGGCCCCTGTGTGACGCAGCGCATGCCGCTCCGCCTGACGCCAATGCCTCGCCCCTCTACATTAAATCCCCTCTCGTGCTGACCCGCCACGACATGTCCCTCGGAAACCCCCCTAGCCTCCCCTCCTCCGCACCCCCGCCGTGGGCTGCCTGTCCATGTGCCCGTGAGAGAGGACCCCCCAGGCTGACTAG cactCTGAAGAGCAAGGAGCTCTCTCCTGTTATTGGCCACAAGTCTGCGCAGGCGTCAGGAGCAACAGTGCCCCCTGTCAGTGGTCAGCAGAGCAACAGCCAGTCTCCCCACTCTGCCGAGCACAGCCCCCACACCTTACACAAAG CCTCTAAGAAACTGGCCCCTGTGCCACCCAAGGTTCCCTACGGCCAGTCGGGGGGGATCTCAGACCAATCCACAGGTCAGCCGTCTCCGGTTAGCCTGTCCCCCACTCCCCCAAGTACCCCCTCCCCATACAGTTTGGGCTGTCCCCCTGGACACGCGCCCACCTCTTCCCCTGGCCAGACCCCATTAGGGGGACCCCATACGTTGTCCTCGCCGCCCTCTCTGACTGGTACGCTCACAAAGTCCCGACCCACCCCAAAGCCCAGGCAGAGACCCAGTCTACCCCCTCCCCAGCAACCAACCGTCCCCCCTACGGACCCCCAGCCCCTGGAGCAGGGTCTACTTGACGGATTGTCCCCCGGGGAGAGCATGTCCACAG ATTTCTTCAGTTTGGAAATTCCCTCCATCAACGTCAATCTGGACAGCCTGTTGGACGAATTCAGGGTGGTCCCATGTCGGAGCTCCCTTGCTGCGGTCAGCTCTCCGGAGGGGGAGTCCGTGTCCGAGGAGGAGGGCCAAAGCACCACGCTATGA